From a single Azospirillaceae bacterium genomic region:
- a CDS encoding dihydrodipicolinate synthase family protein, whose amino-acid sequence MSKPARAALRGVYAAAVTPFTADLEPDLPAFVAHCRWLLDNGCDGLAPLGTTGEASSMSTDQKLRLLEALVLAGLPVERMIVGTGTPALAETVVLTRRARAMGFGGVLVLPPFYYKNPPEDGLYAFFSEVIERTGDENLCLYLYHFPQMSGVPITPSLIRRLRTRYPDIVAGLKDSSGDWSNTAAILAENPGFGVFSGSEQYLADNLQAGGAGTISATVNVTAPHAARVFAGWQSGDVATIQAELTEARLAIQKFPLVGALKAVKAVATGDGSWNRTLPPLRPLPEADARALLESLRDLPAARRALAQA is encoded by the coding sequence ATGTCGAAGCCAGCCCGTGCGGCGCTGCGCGGCGTCTATGCCGCCGCCGTGACACCGTTCACCGCCGACCTGGAGCCCGACCTTCCGGCCTTCGTCGCCCATTGCCGCTGGCTGCTGGACAATGGGTGCGACGGGTTGGCGCCATTGGGCACCACCGGCGAGGCCAGCTCCATGTCCACCGACCAGAAGCTCCGGCTTCTGGAAGCGCTGGTGCTCGCCGGGCTGCCGGTCGAGCGCATGATCGTGGGCACCGGCACGCCGGCCTTGGCCGAGACCGTCGTGCTGACCCGGCGGGCGCGCGCCATGGGGTTCGGCGGGGTGCTGGTCCTGCCGCCGTTCTATTACAAGAACCCGCCCGAGGACGGTCTCTATGCCTTCTTCAGCGAGGTGATCGAGCGCACCGGCGACGAGAACCTTTGCCTCTACCTCTATCATTTCCCGCAGATGTCGGGGGTGCCGATTACCCCGTCGCTGATCCGGCGCCTGCGCACCCGCTACCCGGACATTGTGGCCGGGCTGAAGGACAGTTCGGGCGACTGGTCCAACACGGCGGCGATCCTGGCGGAGAATCCGGGGTTCGGCGTGTTCTCGGGTTCGGAACAGTACCTGGCCGACAATTTGCAAGCGGGCGGGGCGGGTACCATTTCCGCCACCGTCAACGTCACGGCCCCCCATGCGGCGCGAGTGTTCGCGGGATGGCAGTCCGGCGATGTGGCCACAATCCAAGCCGAATTGACCGAAGCGCGCCTCGCCATCCAGAAGTTTCCACTGGTGGGCGCGCTCAAGGCCGTGAAGGCGGTCGCGACGGGCGACGGCTCGTGGAACCGCACCCTGCCGCCGTTGCGGCCGCTGCCCGAGGCCGATGCCCGTGCGTTGCTGGAGTCGTTGCGCGACCTGCCGGCGGCCCGGCGGGCATTGGCCCAGGCCTGA
- a CDS encoding alpha-D-ribose 1-methylphosphonate 5-triphosphate diphosphatase, which yields MSPVLSPAGEFILTNARVVLHDRVLQGTVHVAGGTIRAVDEGASQVPWAVDLEGDLLLPGLVEIHTDNLERHMQPRPSVYWPSSVAAALAHDAQVVAAGITTVCDAVAVGEYREGGARRRMLLDAVNTIAETRTQGLFRADHLLHLRCEVPDEGVVDLFAAMVDDPRNRSLIRLVSLMDHTPGQRQWADLRTYRSFHRSKNWTDAEFQTHLDERLAARARIAGPNRRALLDMAKSCGFVLASHDDTTPEHVDEAVADGLTISEFPTTLAAAAHARRHGMSVVMGAPNVVRGGSHSGNVAALDLAAAGLLDGLSSDYVPASLLHAAFVLHDRAGMPLPAAVATVSRHPAAMVGLDDRGDVAAGRRADLVRVRLVGDLPVVRAVWREGVRVI from the coding sequence ATGAGCCCCGTCTTGTCGCCCGCTGGCGAATTCATCCTGACCAACGCCCGCGTGGTGCTGCACGACCGGGTGCTGCAGGGAACCGTGCATGTGGCCGGCGGCACGATCCGGGCGGTGGACGAGGGGGCGAGCCAGGTCCCGTGGGCGGTGGACCTGGAAGGCGACCTGCTGCTGCCGGGGCTGGTGGAGATCCACACCGACAATCTGGAACGGCACATGCAGCCGCGGCCGTCGGTCTATTGGCCGTCCAGCGTGGCGGCGGCCCTGGCCCATGATGCCCAGGTGGTCGCGGCCGGGATCACGACCGTGTGCGACGCCGTCGCGGTGGGCGAATACCGCGAGGGCGGGGCGCGTCGGCGCATGCTGCTGGATGCCGTGAACACGATCGCCGAGACGCGGACGCAAGGCCTGTTCCGGGCCGACCATCTTCTGCACCTCCGCTGCGAGGTGCCGGACGAAGGGGTGGTCGACCTGTTCGCGGCCATGGTGGACGATCCGCGCAACCGGTCGCTGATCCGTCTCGTGTCGCTGATGGACCACACCCCGGGCCAGCGCCAGTGGGCGGATCTGCGGACCTACCGCAGCTTCCACCGGTCCAAGAACTGGACCGACGCGGAATTCCAAACCCACCTGGACGAGCGGTTGGCCGCCCGCGCCCGCATCGCCGGCCCGAACCGCCGTGCGCTGCTGGACATGGCGAAATCCTGCGGCTTCGTGCTGGCCAGTCACGACGACACCACGCCCGAACATGTGGACGAGGCGGTTGCGGACGGCCTGACCATTTCCGAGTTTCCGACCACCCTCGCGGCGGCGGCCCATGCCCGCCGGCACGGGATGTCGGTCGTCATGGGGGCGCCCAACGTGGTGCGGGGCGGATCCCACTCCGGCAACGTCGCGGCGCTCGACCTGGCGGCCGCGGGATTGCTGGACGGGCTTTCGTCGGACTACGTGCCGGCGAGCCTGCTGCACGCCGCCTTCGTCCTGCACGACAGGGCCGGCATGCCGCTGCCCGCCGCGGTCGCCACGGTCAGCCGCCATCCCGCCGCCATGGTGGGGTTGGAC
- a CDS encoding chemotaxis protein CheW, which yields MSGRLVATSDKGKLRKSDGRASADVTADYVTVLIGDQLLGLPVLRVQDILGPQQITRVPLAPPEVLGSLNLRGRIVTAIDVRCRLGLPPRDDGKPSMSVVVEHHGDLYSLQVDQVGEVMTLKATDYEANPSTMELTWREVSNGIYRLQDRLLVVVDVDRLLNFQTA from the coding sequence ATGAGCGGGCGTCTGGTCGCGACAAGCGACAAGGGCAAGCTTCGGAAGAGCGACGGCAGGGCGTCGGCGGATGTCACCGCCGACTACGTCACCGTCTTGATCGGCGACCAGCTCCTCGGCCTGCCCGTGCTTCGGGTGCAGGACATCCTGGGACCGCAGCAGATCACCCGCGTGCCGCTGGCCCCGCCGGAAGTGCTCGGTTCGCTCAACCTGCGCGGCCGCATCGTCACCGCCATCGACGTCCGATGCCGGCTGGGCCTGCCGCCCCGCGACGACGGCAAACCGTCCATGAGCGTGGTCGTCGAGCACCATGGCGACCTGTACAGCCTGCAGGTCGATCAGGTGGGCGAGGTGATGACCCTCAAGGCCACCGACTACGAGGCCAACCCCTCCACCATGGAGTTGACCTGGCGCGAGGTGTCGAACGGCATCTACCGCCTGCAGGACCGCCTGCTGGTGGTCGTGGACGTGGACAGGCTGCTGAACTTCCAGACCGCCTGA